One Micromonospora sp. WMMD812 genomic window carries:
- a CDS encoding LUD domain-containing protein translates to MTTIDTSERFTTLPDDATLSATVVALEEHGFSVDVVDDLDAARKAVLTRIPHGSSVMTNTSMTLKETGIEDAIDGGGPYESARNKMLALDYQTQAQEMKVISGQADYALGSVHAVTREGTLVIASASGSQLSSYAWGAANVIFVVGAQKLVPTLEAAHERIYQHSLKLEDVRAQAAYGQHSSVGKVLEIHQELPGRIHVVLIRQVVGF, encoded by the coding sequence ATGACCACGATCGACACCTCGGAGCGCTTCACCACGCTGCCCGACGACGCGACGCTCTCGGCGACGGTCGTCGCGCTGGAGGAGCACGGGTTCAGCGTGGACGTCGTCGACGACCTCGACGCCGCTCGCAAGGCGGTGCTGACCCGCATCCCGCACGGCTCCTCGGTGATGACGAACACCTCGATGACCCTGAAGGAGACGGGCATCGAGGACGCGATCGACGGCGGGGGGCCGTACGAGTCGGCGCGCAACAAGATGCTCGCGCTGGACTACCAGACCCAGGCGCAGGAGATGAAGGTGATCTCCGGGCAGGCCGACTACGCGCTCGGCAGCGTGCACGCCGTCACCCGGGAGGGGACGCTCGTCATCGCCTCGGCCTCCGGCAGCCAACTGTCCTCGTACGCCTGGGGCGCGGCCAACGTCATCTTCGTCGTCGGCGCGCAGAAGCTCGTTCCCACACTGGAGGCCGCCCACGAGCGGATCTACCAGCACAGCCTGAAGCTCGAGGACGTGCGCGCGCAGGCCGCGTACGGGCAGCACAGCAGCGTCGGCAAGGTCCTGGAGATCCACCAGGAGCTGCCGGGGCGCATCCACGTCGTCCTGATCCGCCAGGTCGTCGGCTTCTGA
- a CDS encoding YfbM family protein, which produces MGMYGSWLRVSEAELARAKDDLDWAYGLAERVSEAEDDDPPGDPRCSGTDKAWHALQFLLDRRDFPVSIVYGEESFIDLPDDPEEALDVIEASGADWGYGPPGYLTPAQVVEAAAALAELTEEDLVGGVDPAELQRAEIYPTVWDRPGELAWVAHFLPGVRDYFIAAAKNGDAVICWIS; this is translated from the coding sequence ATGGGGATGTACGGGAGTTGGCTTCGGGTTTCCGAGGCGGAGCTGGCACGGGCGAAGGACGACCTCGACTGGGCCTACGGCCTGGCCGAACGGGTCAGCGAAGCGGAGGACGATGACCCGCCGGGCGACCCGCGCTGTTCCGGCACCGACAAGGCCTGGCACGCCCTGCAGTTCCTGCTCGACCGGCGCGACTTCCCGGTGTCGATCGTCTACGGCGAGGAGTCGTTCATCGACCTGCCGGACGATCCGGAGGAGGCTCTCGATGTCATCGAGGCGTCGGGGGCCGACTGGGGCTATGGGCCGCCCGGTTACCTCACCCCGGCGCAGGTGGTCGAGGCGGCTGCGGCGCTGGCCGAGCTGACCGAGGAGGACCTGGTCGGCGGGGTCGACCCGGCGGAGCTGCAGCGGGCCGAGATCTACCCGACGGTGTGGGACCGGCCCGGGGAGCTGGCCTGGGTCGCGCACTTCCTGCCCGGCGTGCGCGACTACTTCATCGCCGCGGCCAAGAACGGCGACGCGGTCATCTGCTGGATCTCCTGA
- a CDS encoding lycopene cyclase family protein: protein MQSRVDVDLALVGGGGAASLVLAALDRHGVRDLRVAVVDPVHRRGQDRTWAFWDRPGSDLDPLLSASWRQVEITTPAARRVLDLAPLRYAMLRSGPVYARAAEAERRLGATRVVAAVQDTHDDGDRVLVRTGSGPTVRAGWVLDSRPRPPARAGRTSWLQHFRGWWLAADRPTFDPARAALMDFRTPQPARGVSFGYLLPVSDRYALVEYTEFSPALLTGAGYDAALAGYRDLLRLDPSRLTVREVENGVIPMTDAPFVARPSPRVVRLGTAGGATRPSTGFTFSAMYRQADQVARALAAGRPPVPEPAYPRRHGWLDAVALRALDRGSVGGPDFFDRLFARNPAERVLRFLDGTTTPGEELAVMRSTPLLAMVAATAGDAAHRVRDRLRPARSAPPVPAVVRDGAPPHP from the coding sequence ATGCAGAGCCGCGTCGACGTCGACCTCGCCCTGGTCGGCGGCGGCGGTGCGGCCTCGCTGGTCCTGGCCGCGCTGGACCGGCACGGAGTGCGGGACCTGCGGGTGGCCGTCGTCGACCCGGTGCACCGGCGCGGCCAGGACCGGACGTGGGCGTTCTGGGACCGTCCGGGCAGTGACCTCGACCCGCTGCTCAGCGCGAGCTGGCGGCAGGTCGAGATCACCACGCCCGCCGCCCGCCGGGTGCTCGACCTCGCCCCGCTGCGGTACGCGATGCTCCGCTCCGGCCCGGTCTACGCGCGCGCGGCCGAGGCCGAGCGGCGTCTCGGCGCGACCCGGGTGGTCGCCGCGGTCCAGGACACGCACGACGACGGCGACCGGGTGCTGGTCCGCACCGGGAGCGGGCCGACCGTGCGGGCGGGCTGGGTGCTGGACTCCCGGCCCCGGCCCCCGGCGCGCGCGGGCCGGACGAGCTGGCTGCAACACTTCCGCGGCTGGTGGCTGGCGGCGGACCGTCCCACGTTCGACCCCGCGCGAGCCGCGCTGATGGACTTCCGCACCCCGCAGCCGGCCCGGGGCGTCTCCTTCGGCTACCTGTTGCCGGTCAGCGACCGCTACGCCCTGGTCGAGTACACCGAGTTCTCACCCGCACTGCTCACCGGCGCCGGTTACGACGCCGCGCTGGCCGGCTACCGGGACCTACTGCGGCTCGACCCGTCCCGGCTGACCGTGCGGGAGGTGGAGAACGGGGTGATCCCGATGACCGACGCCCCGTTCGTCGCCCGCCCCTCGCCCCGGGTGGTCCGCCTCGGTACCGCCGGCGGGGCGACCCGGCCGTCCACCGGCTTCACCTTCTCCGCCATGTACCGGCAGGCCGACCAGGTGGCGCGCGCGCTCGCCGCGGGCCGGCCGCCGGTGCCGGAACCCGCATATCCGCGCCGGCACGGTTGGCTGGACGCGGTCGCGCTCCGCGCGCTGGACCGCGGTTCGGTCGGCGGGCCGGACTTCTTCGACCGGCTCTTCGCCCGCAACCCGGCCGAGCGGGTGCTGCGGTTTCTCGACGGCACCACCACCCCGGGCGAGGAGCTGGCGGTGATGCGGTCCACCCCGCTGCTGGCGATGGTGGCCGCCACCGCCGGCGACGCGGCGCACCGGGTGCGCGACCGGCTCCGCCCGGCACGATCCGCCCCGCCGGTGCCGGCGGTCGTCCGGGACGGCGCGCCCCCGCACCCGTGA
- a CDS encoding GNAT family N-acetyltransferase encodes MIDGEATRATPVVIRPAEPPDVPVLHRFIVELAAAEDFPGEVSARPADVGAALFGPRPVAEAVVATVGDEPVGFALFYPTYSTVLGRPGIHLEDLYVRPEWRGGGLGRTLLAHLAELAVSRGGARIKWWVLRTNDPALRFYRRLRARSLDEIEMLRLDGPALQALAGADPVVPSVD; translated from the coding sequence GTGATCGACGGCGAGGCCACCCGGGCCACGCCGGTGGTGATCCGGCCGGCGGAACCGCCCGACGTGCCCGTGCTGCACCGGTTCATCGTCGAGTTGGCCGCGGCGGAGGACTTTCCCGGCGAGGTCAGCGCGCGGCCGGCGGATGTCGGCGCGGCGCTGTTCGGGCCGAGGCCGGTCGCCGAGGCGGTGGTGGCGACGGTCGGCGACGAGCCGGTCGGGTTCGCCCTCTTCTACCCGACCTACAGCACGGTGCTCGGCCGCCCCGGCATCCACCTGGAGGACCTGTACGTCCGGCCGGAGTGGCGGGGCGGCGGGCTCGGGCGGACGCTGCTCGCCCATCTGGCCGAGCTGGCGGTGAGCCGCGGCGGCGCCCGCATAAAGTGGTGGGTCCTGCGGACCAACGATCCCGCGCTGCGCTTCTACCGGCGGCTGCGGGCCCGTTCCCTCGACGAGATCGAGATGCTGCGCCTCGACGGTCCGGCGCTGCAGGCCCTGGCCGGCGCCGATCCGGTCGTACCGTCCGTCGACTGA
- a CDS encoding serine hydrolase domain-containing protein: MGAEWDGLRAEVRKTIDGLVASGRETGVQVAAYLDGRAIVEAEAGVSDPDTGRPLTGDMPIWSVSTGKGLTSTVAHVLAEQGRLDYDLRLAEVWPEFARHGKEGITLRHVLTHTAGVPTLPADTTVEDFTDWDRMCAIIADTEPIAPPGELKAYHAWTFGWLVGETVRRVTGRRISQVLAEEVAGPLGVAGELFLGVPAADLDRIAPVRDGNLSALFDQVAATLPNFDRVAPPGVRPGAEVGRRRDFLAADVPATGTMTARAVARMFAALIGGVDGVRLISPRRLREVVTPAAPGPEWVFGQEATWGLGYAVEPDGAFGASGSGGSIAYAYPELGLTVAATKTRLSVGDGDPMEELRTRIRDAVAARSPRPATDVEAG; the protein is encoded by the coding sequence ATGGGCGCTGAGTGGGACGGCCTGCGGGCCGAGGTGCGAAAGACGATCGACGGCCTGGTCGCGTCCGGCCGGGAGACCGGCGTGCAGGTCGCCGCATACCTCGACGGGCGGGCGATCGTCGAGGCCGAGGCGGGGGTTTCCGACCCGGACACCGGCCGGCCGCTCACCGGCGACATGCCGATCTGGAGCGTGTCCACCGGCAAGGGTCTGACGTCCACCGTGGCGCACGTGCTGGCCGAGCAGGGCCGGCTGGACTACGACCTACGGTTGGCCGAGGTGTGGCCGGAGTTCGCCCGGCACGGCAAGGAGGGGATCACCCTGCGGCACGTGCTCACCCACACCGCCGGGGTGCCCACCCTGCCGGCCGACACCACCGTCGAGGACTTCACCGACTGGGACCGGATGTGCGCGATCATCGCGGACACCGAACCGATCGCGCCGCCCGGTGAGCTGAAGGCGTACCACGCCTGGACGTTCGGCTGGCTCGTTGGCGAGACGGTCCGCCGCGTCACCGGCCGGCGCATCTCGCAGGTGCTGGCCGAGGAGGTGGCCGGGCCGCTCGGCGTCGCCGGCGAGCTGTTCCTCGGCGTACCGGCCGCAGACCTGGACCGGATCGCCCCGGTGCGTGACGGCAACCTGTCCGCGCTGTTCGACCAGGTCGCCGCCACCCTGCCGAACTTCGACCGCGTCGCACCGCCCGGCGTGCGGCCCGGTGCGGAGGTCGGCCGCCGCCGGGACTTCCTCGCCGCCGACGTGCCGGCGACCGGCACGATGACGGCCCGCGCGGTCGCCCGGATGTTCGCCGCGCTCATCGGCGGGGTGGACGGCGTACGGCTGATCTCGCCGCGACGGCTGCGGGAGGTCGTCACACCGGCGGCGCCCGGGCCCGAGTGGGTCTTCGGGCAGGAGGCGACCTGGGGGCTGGGGTACGCGGTCGAGCCCGACGGCGCGTTCGGGGCGTCCGGCAGCGGCGGCAGCATCGCGTACGCCTATCCGGAACTCGGACTGACGGTGGCCGCGACGAAGACGCGGCTGTCGGTGGGCGACGGCGACCCGATGGAGGAACTGCGCACGCGGATCCGCGACGCCGTCGCGGCCCGGTCTCCGCGGCCGGCGACGGACGTGGAGGCAGGGTGA
- a CDS encoding ASCH domain-containing protein produces the protein MDLDDLPRAEFAFPGPLRDRLVAAILAGTKTSTSSLVLGYEREGEPLPRVGQRSVVVDSADRPVAVIETTEVRVLRLADVDLQHALDEGEGDESVAGWRAGHEAFWHSPEVRDELGDPDFTVDDDTLVLAERFRVVRHIDAERVHSGPDGATPGGS, from the coding sequence ATGGACCTCGATGATCTTCCCCGCGCCGAGTTCGCGTTCCCCGGCCCGCTGCGGGACCGGCTCGTGGCGGCCATCCTCGCCGGGACGAAGACCTCGACCAGCAGCCTGGTGCTCGGTTACGAACGCGAGGGCGAGCCGTTGCCCCGCGTCGGCCAGCGGTCGGTGGTGGTGGACTCCGCGGACCGCCCGGTCGCGGTGATCGAGACGACCGAGGTGCGGGTGCTCCGGCTCGCGGACGTTGACCTGCAGCATGCCCTCGACGAGGGCGAGGGCGACGAGTCGGTGGCCGGGTGGCGGGCCGGGCACGAGGCGTTCTGGCATAGCCCCGAGGTGCGCGACGAGCTCGGTGACCCGGACTTCACCGTGGACGACGACACCCTCGTGCTCGCCGAACGGTTCCGGGTGGTGCGGCACATCGACGCGGAGCGCGTTCACTCGGGGCCGGACGGTGCGACACCCGGCGGGTCGTAG
- the rnhA gene encoding ribonuclease HI produces the protein MVDAGRVVRIWTDGACSGNPGPGGWGVLLRYGDHERELCGGEATPTTNNRMELMAAIQALESLTRAVAVELHTDSTYVRNGITSWLASWKRNGWRTAAKQPVKNADLWQRLEAACARHEVTWLWVKGHNGHPENERADALANRGMTEARAGVVSAR, from the coding sequence ATGGTGGACGCCGGCAGGGTGGTGCGGATCTGGACCGACGGTGCGTGCAGCGGTAACCCGGGGCCGGGCGGCTGGGGTGTGCTGCTGCGCTACGGCGACCACGAGCGGGAGTTGTGCGGGGGCGAGGCCACGCCGACCACCAACAACCGGATGGAGCTGATGGCCGCCATCCAGGCGCTGGAGAGCCTCACCCGGGCGGTCGCGGTGGAGCTGCACACCGACAGCACGTACGTGCGCAACGGCATCACGAGCTGGCTCGCCTCGTGGAAGCGCAACGGGTGGCGGACGGCGGCGAAGCAGCCGGTCAAGAACGCCGACCTGTGGCAGCGGCTGGAGGCGGCCTGCGCCCGGCACGAGGTCACCTGGCTGTGGGTGAAGGGGCACAACGGCCACCCGGAGAACGAGCGTGCCGACGCTCTGGCCAACCGTGGCATGACGGAGGCCCGGGCCGGGGTAGTGTCGGCCCGCTGA
- a CDS encoding preprotein translocase YidC, whose amino-acid sequence MGFRTRQGVQPVDPEHAEDEAGERPLVQVEADTEVPPPDDTDVRPDLVTEDDGSGVAGGSSGSSGGGSSMPGHPDATRKPR is encoded by the coding sequence GTGGGGTTCAGAACGCGGCAGGGTGTGCAGCCGGTCGACCCGGAGCACGCCGAGGACGAGGCCGGCGAGCGGCCGCTGGTCCAGGTGGAGGCGGACACCGAGGTGCCGCCGCCGGACGACACCGACGTGCGGCCGGACCTGGTCACCGAGGACGACGGGTCAGGCGTCGCGGGCGGCTCGTCCGGAAGCAGCGGCGGGGGCTCCAGCATGCCCGGGCACCCCGACGCGACGCGCAAACCCCGCTAG
- a CDS encoding pentapeptide repeat-containing protein yields the protein MSEGSPSATPASPRRDGLRADCARCFGICCVAPAFAASADFAIDKPAGQACPHLGPGHRCGIHADLRDRGFPGCTVFDCFGAGQQVAQVTFGGRDWRAAPETAAVMFDTFAVMRPLHELLWYLTEALALHPPAPLRDALDRARADTVQLTAGSPEELLALDVPAHRDRVNALLSRAGDAARARGGRAGVDRRGAQLFGADLRGVDLRRANLRGALLIGADLRGVDLRLADLTGADLRGADVRGADLSGALFLHQSQLDAARGDARTGLPTWLTRPGHWTALPLTPVRRAHRVQRGRGRAQPDR from the coding sequence ATGTCGGAAGGCTCTCCGTCGGCGACGCCGGCGTCGCCCCGCCGGGACGGCCTACGTGCCGACTGCGCCCGCTGCTTCGGCATCTGCTGCGTCGCACCGGCCTTCGCGGCCTCCGCGGACTTCGCCATCGACAAGCCCGCCGGACAGGCCTGCCCCCACCTGGGCCCGGGCCACCGCTGCGGCATCCACGCCGACCTGCGCGACCGGGGCTTCCCCGGCTGCACGGTCTTCGACTGCTTCGGCGCCGGGCAGCAGGTCGCCCAGGTGACCTTCGGCGGCCGGGACTGGCGGGCGGCCCCGGAGACGGCCGCGGTCATGTTCGACACCTTCGCGGTGATGCGACCCCTGCACGAGCTGCTCTGGTACCTGACCGAGGCGCTGGCGCTGCACCCGCCGGCCCCGCTGCGCGACGCGCTCGACCGGGCCCGCGCGGACACCGTCCAGCTCACCGCAGGCAGCCCGGAGGAGTTGCTGGCGCTCGACGTGCCCGCCCACCGCGACCGGGTCAACGCCCTGCTGTCGCGGGCCGGCGACGCGGCCCGGGCCCGCGGCGGCCGGGCCGGCGTGGACCGCCGGGGCGCCCAGCTGTTCGGGGCGGACCTGCGCGGGGTCGACCTGCGCCGGGCCAACCTGCGCGGCGCCCTGCTGATCGGGGCCGACCTGCGCGGGGTCGACCTGCGCCTGGCCGACCTCACCGGGGCCGACCTGCGCGGTGCGGATGTGCGCGGCGCGGACCTCTCCGGGGCCCTGTTCCTGCACCAGTCTCAGCTCGACGCCGCGCGCGGCGACGCCCGGACCGGGCTTCCGACGTGGCTCACCCGCCCCGGGCACTGGACGGCCCTGCCCCTCACCCCGGTACGCCGGGCCCACCGTGTCCAGCGCGGCCGTGGTCGGGCGCAACCCGATCGTTGA
- a CDS encoding SSI family serine proteinase inhibitor, which produces MPFAQRIAAFVAATLLLAGGLTAGAARPAAAHTGHPASALLLTVQPATATPRASVLLCGPSGGDHPAAPAACGALAHVDGDLATLNLDPDTLCTLEYAPVTVRALGFWGERPVTYSKTYANRCVLLRETGDLFAF; this is translated from the coding sequence ATGCCCTTCGCCCAGCGGATCGCCGCGTTCGTCGCGGCCACCCTCCTCCTCGCCGGCGGGCTGACCGCCGGGGCGGCGCGGCCCGCCGCCGCCCACACCGGCCATCCGGCGTCGGCGCTGCTGCTCACGGTGCAGCCGGCCACGGCCACGCCCCGGGCCAGCGTGCTGCTGTGCGGCCCGAGCGGCGGTGACCACCCGGCCGCGCCGGCCGCCTGCGGCGCCCTCGCCCACGTCGACGGCGACCTCGCCACGCTGAATCTCGACCCCGACACGCTCTGCACCCTGGAGTACGCACCGGTCACCGTCCGCGCGCTCGGCTTCTGGGGAGAGCGGCCGGTGACGTACTCGAAGACGTACGCCAACCGCTGCGTGCTGCTACGGGAGACCGGCGACCTGTTCGCCTTCTGA
- a CDS encoding SDR family oxidoreductase, which yields MPARYEHFPRLAIVTGADSGIGKACAVALAEAGFDIGITWYGDPDGAERTAAEVHAAGRRCEVAEMDLTRLPGAADVIDDLADRLGGLGVLVNNAGTGASVPFVDTDWERWRTVLSVDLDGPFLCGQRAARRMRAAGTGGRIVNITSVHEHAPRVGSAAYCAAKGGLGLLTKVMAQELAADGITVNAVAPGEIATPMTGQEDVDPFTQERPGVPVGRPGDAREVAAVVALLASPAAAYVTGASWPVDGGMLMMGPQANSLTANDWRRVEPT from the coding sequence ATGCCCGCACGCTATGAGCACTTTCCGCGGCTCGCGATCGTCACCGGCGCGGATTCCGGCATCGGCAAGGCCTGCGCGGTGGCCCTCGCGGAGGCCGGCTTCGACATCGGCATCACCTGGTACGGCGACCCCGACGGCGCGGAGCGGACGGCCGCCGAGGTGCACGCCGCCGGCCGGCGCTGCGAGGTCGCCGAGATGGACCTGACCCGACTGCCGGGTGCGGCCGACGTGATCGACGATCTGGCGGACCGGCTGGGCGGCCTCGGAGTCCTGGTGAACAACGCCGGAACCGGCGCCTCCGTGCCCTTCGTCGACACCGACTGGGAGCGGTGGCGGACCGTGCTGTCGGTGGACCTCGACGGGCCGTTCCTCTGCGGCCAGCGGGCGGCGCGGCGGATGCGGGCCGCCGGGACCGGAGGACGGATCGTCAACATCACCAGCGTGCACGAGCACGCGCCACGGGTCGGCTCGGCCGCGTACTGCGCGGCGAAGGGCGGGCTCGGGCTGCTCACCAAGGTCATGGCCCAGGAACTGGCCGCGGACGGGATCACCGTCAACGCGGTCGCCCCCGGCGAGATCGCGACGCCGATGACCGGCCAGGAGGACGTGGACCCGTTCACCCAGGAGCGGCCGGGCGTGCCGGTCGGGCGGCCGGGCGACGCCCGGGAGGTGGCCGCAGTGGTCGCGCTGCTCGCCTCCCCCGCCGCCGCGTACGTGACCGGCGCCTCCTGGCCGGTCGACGGCGGCATGCTGATGATGGGCCCGCAGGCCAACTCGCTGACCGCGAACGACTGGCGGCGGGTCGAACCGACGTAA
- a CDS encoding sialidase family protein, with the protein MKRRRRHLLAGLAVVALVATTGAAGIHLTGAEVPATAAVGDGEMPGATGAHLERLWQTTPGNDGMSPEGPGGAAQQEFLERAYPANAITIAQFDRSKAAYSAADKRSRGSQRWTNVGPSEALYPFTRFRDAYNYVPNEYVAGGRVTSLDISPDCNQLLCRAYATPAGGGVWGTLNILAAQPKWFYLGGPLGINAAGSVKIDRNDRTGLTIYVGTGEANTCASGCVAGVGLYRSTNGGLTWQGPLGKDVLAGKGIGEITIKPGDPKTLYVATTTALRGMSSSCCTGVTRPVPDAAKWGLYKSTDGGANWKFIHNGAANATECTGSLAEYNNTAACSPRGVRYVKLDPRNANVVYASSYARGVWRSADAGATWTQIKPSLNATLPQTRAAIDVTALPGGTTRMYVYEGNTGTPYSRLFRSDDVAGGTPTFTDLTSANPADPGYATYNQCTGQCWYDVFVHTPAGHPDLVYTGGSYVYGETIAHKRAVVLSTDAGVSGTDMTYDGTDELHPNGLHPDQHALITNPRNPYQFFEANDGGLMRSSGQFVDRSAWCDNPDRGLTTQAQKDRCRQMLSKIPSKLEGINTGMNTLQFISLSVSPHDHNLLQGGTQDNGTWENKGQRTRWVNTMIGDGGASGFDVAKPEFRFHTFYDVTPEVNFNNGDIGSWISVYDGVFGQAGNLFYAPVITDPKVSGTMFAGTGRSVYRTKTFGLGNRTLEEANRICNSWTGTFEAQCGDWEQLGTVALTDAAWGDRAGGAVSVVQRVGSDSSTAYAATSTGRVFVTRNADATPASAVTWTRIDTAATPNRFVTSVHIDPADPARAWISYSGFNSNTPATLGHAFEVRVTGAGASWSDRSYDFGDQPITDLVRDDATGDLYAATDFGVLRLARGTTSWVRAGAGMPNVEVAGLTIVPGKRILYAASHGLGAWQLALKK; encoded by the coding sequence GTGAAGCGCAGACGTCGCCATCTCCTCGCAGGACTAGCGGTCGTCGCCCTGGTCGCGACGACGGGTGCCGCGGGCATCCATCTCACCGGCGCCGAGGTGCCGGCAACAGCGGCGGTCGGCGACGGCGAGATGCCCGGCGCCACCGGCGCCCACCTCGAACGCCTCTGGCAGACGACACCCGGCAACGACGGCATGTCGCCCGAAGGGCCAGGCGGAGCGGCCCAGCAGGAGTTCCTGGAGCGGGCCTACCCGGCGAACGCCATCACCATCGCCCAGTTCGACCGGTCGAAGGCCGCCTACTCCGCCGCGGACAAGCGCTCCCGGGGCAGCCAGCGCTGGACCAACGTCGGCCCGAGCGAGGCGCTCTATCCGTTCACCCGCTTCCGCGACGCGTACAACTACGTGCCCAACGAGTACGTCGCGGGCGGCCGGGTGACCTCGCTCGACATCAGCCCCGACTGCAACCAGCTGCTCTGCCGGGCGTACGCCACCCCGGCCGGCGGTGGCGTCTGGGGCACCCTCAACATCCTCGCCGCCCAGCCCAAATGGTTCTACCTCGGTGGCCCCCTCGGGATCAACGCGGCCGGCTCGGTGAAGATCGACCGCAACGACCGGACGGGCCTGACCATCTATGTCGGCACCGGTGAGGCGAACACCTGCGCCTCCGGCTGCGTGGCCGGCGTCGGCCTCTACCGGTCCACCAACGGCGGCCTCACCTGGCAGGGCCCGCTCGGCAAGGACGTGCTGGCCGGCAAGGGCATCGGCGAGATCACCATCAAGCCCGGTGACCCGAAGACCCTCTACGTCGCCACCACCACGGCGCTGCGCGGCATGTCCAGCTCCTGCTGCACGGGCGTCACCCGGCCGGTGCCGGACGCCGCGAAGTGGGGCCTGTACAAGTCCACCGACGGCGGCGCCAACTGGAAGTTCATCCACAACGGCGCGGCCAACGCCACCGAGTGCACCGGCAGCCTCGCGGAATACAACAACACGGCGGCCTGCTCGCCGCGTGGCGTCCGCTACGTCAAGCTCGACCCGAGGAACGCCAACGTCGTCTACGCCTCCTCGTACGCCCGGGGCGTGTGGCGGTCGGCCGACGCCGGCGCCACCTGGACGCAGATCAAGCCGTCGCTGAACGCGACGCTGCCCCAGACGCGCGCGGCGATCGACGTGACCGCGCTGCCGGGCGGCACGACCCGGATGTACGTCTACGAGGGCAACACCGGCACCCCCTACTCGCGACTGTTCCGCAGCGACGACGTCGCCGGCGGCACCCCGACGTTCACCGACCTGACCAGCGCCAACCCGGCCGACCCGGGGTACGCCACCTACAACCAGTGCACCGGCCAGTGCTGGTACGACGTGTTCGTGCACACCCCGGCGGGGCACCCGGACCTCGTCTACACCGGCGGCTCCTACGTCTACGGCGAGACCATCGCGCACAAGCGGGCCGTCGTGCTCTCCACCGACGCGGGGGTCAGCGGCACCGACATGACCTACGACGGCACCGACGAACTGCACCCGAACGGCCTGCACCCCGACCAGCACGCCCTGATCACCAACCCGCGGAACCCGTACCAGTTCTTCGAGGCCAACGACGGTGGCCTGATGCGCTCCAGCGGCCAGTTCGTCGACCGCTCCGCCTGGTGCGACAACCCCGACCGGGGCCTGACCACGCAGGCCCAGAAGGACCGCTGCCGGCAGATGCTCTCGAAGATCCCGTCCAAGCTGGAGGGAATCAACACGGGGATGAACACCCTGCAGTTCATCAGCCTCTCGGTCAGCCCGCACGACCACAACCTGCTCCAGGGCGGCACCCAGGACAACGGCACGTGGGAGAACAAGGGCCAGCGCACCCGCTGGGTCAACACGATGATCGGTGACGGTGGCGCCTCCGGCTTCGACGTCGCCAAGCCAGAGTTCCGCTTCCACACGTTCTACGACGTGACGCCCGAGGTGAACTTCAACAACGGCGACATCGGCAGCTGGATCTCGGTCTACGACGGGGTGTTCGGCCAGGCGGGCAACCTTTTCTACGCGCCGGTGATCACCGACCCGAAGGTCAGCGGCACGATGTTTGCCGGCACCGGCCGCTCCGTGTACCGCACGAAGACGTTCGGCCTCGGCAACCGGACGCTGGAGGAGGCCAACCGGATCTGCAACAGCTGGACCGGCACCTTCGAGGCGCAGTGCGGCGACTGGGAGCAGCTGGGCACGGTCGCGTTGACCGACGCCGCCTGGGGCGACCGCGCCGGCGGCGCCGTCTCGGTGGTCCAGCGGGTCGGCAGCGACTCGTCGACCGCGTACGCGGCGACCAGCACCGGCCGCGTCTTCGTCACCCGCAACGCTGACGCCACGCCGGCGTCCGCGGTGACCTGGACCCGGATCGACACCGCCGCCACGCCGAACCGCTTCGTCACCAGCGTCCACATCGACCCGGCCGACCCCGCCCGGGCGTGGATCTCCTACAGCGGGTTCAACTCGAACACCCCGGCCACGCTGGGGCACGCCTTCGAGGTGCGGGTGACCGGCGCCGGGGCGAGCTGGTCCGACCGGTCGTACGACTTCGGCGACCAGCCGATCACCGACCTGGTCCGCGACGACGCCACCGGCGACCTCTACGCGGCCACCGACTTCGGCGTCCTGCGGCTGGCCAGGGGCACGACGAGTTGGGTGAGGGCGGGCGCCGGAATGCCGAACGTGGAGGTCGCGGGGCTCACCATCGTGCCGGGCAAGCGGATCCTCTACGCCGCCTCGCACGGCCTCGGCGCCTGGCAGCTCGCGCTGAAGAAGTAG